The DNA segment GGCGCCACGCTGCACCTGATGGGTGTCGATACAGCGGCCATCCAGGCGCTGCCGTGGACCATCGACCGCCTGGCGTTCGAACACGACGGTGCGCGACTGAGCTTCTGCCTCGCCTATGGCGCTGACATCCTCGGCCCGAACACCATCCGACTACGCACCCGCGGCGAACGCCACTACGCCACCCGGCAGGAGATGGCATGTTCCCAGTGACCTACCAGGCGGCATCGATCTTCCTGGAAACCCAGTTCCTGCCCGGCGACACGGCCGAGCTGCGCCTGGACTGCGAAGGCGTCACGGTGTCAGCCAGCGCCGTGACCGTGCACGGCATCGAGACGCGCCACATCGAGAAGATGGTGTGGACGGCCGATTACCTCTCCTTCGAGCAGGACGGCCAGCACCATCGGATCAAGGTGGCCCGGCCGGCGGTGAAGACGCCGCTGCGCGCGCGGTTCCCGCGCCGCTGACTAGCAGCAGCCGCCTCGCCATGCCACCCAACACCCCAGAGAATTGGGTACGCGCGCTACGCCACGCCGTTCGCGGCGGCACGCCGGATGCCTATGGCGACCCCTTCAGCATGCAGCTGTACGTCCTGGACCCTCACGGCCAGCCAGTCCACACGCTGGACGGCAACGCGCATCATGAATTTCTGAGGGGCTGGTTCAAACGCTTCGTGCTGCGCACTGACCTTCCCGAGCAGGATGCCCGCGTCTGGACATGTTTCTGCCCATGGCCGGACAAGATGAACGACAAGCCAGTTTTTCTTACCCACCTGTCCGGGGGCGGCATCGACAAGATCTTCACCTCGGCGACGTGGCAAGATGCGCAGGACAAGCACCGGCGCGTCTCGGAGAAGGCGCGGCGGGTGCTGCCACTAACGCCCCTGCCAGGAGATGAGGATGTGCACTAACTATGCCCCGGTGCAGCGCCAGCTGCTGCGCGACGTCTTCGGCGTCGAGCCACCGCCCATCGACTATCCGCCTGAAACCTGGCCGGACTATGCCGCGCCGATAGTTGTGGCCGGCGCCGACGGCGCGCGCCAGGCCCTGGTGGGGACGTTCGGCATGGTGCCCAAGACGCGCATCCCGCCTGGCGTAGCCAAGTTTGACACCACCAACGCGCGATCGGAGACGGTCGGCGAGAAGCGGTCGTTCTCCGGGCCGTGGAAGAAGGGTCAGCTCTGCCTGGTGCCAGCCACCAGTTTCTACGAGCCGTTCTATGCGGAGGGGCAAGCAAAGTCGGTGCGCTGGCGGATCTGGCTGAAGGACGAACCTGAGTTCGCCATCGCCGGCCTGTGGCGGGATTGGCCAGATGGTGCCATCTCGTTCACCATGCTGACCATCAACTCGGACAAGCATCCGCTGATGAACCGCTTCCATGCCCCGGGCAAGGAAAAACGGATGATCGTCATCGTGCCGCGGGCGGAATGGGACGATTGGCTGACCTGCAGAGATCCTGAGCAGGCCCGAAGTCTCATGCAGCCCTACCCTGCCTCGAAGATGACAGCCGAGCCGGCGCCTCGCACGCCAGTGGGCAAGTAGCTCCATAGAAAGGGCGCCACAACAAGAAAGCAACTCCTTCAACAGCACTCTCCCACTCATTACCCCGTCATTAGGCATAATGACGAGCAATTCAAACAGGGGGATAAGATGAGTGAGACAGAGTTCGCCGGTCGCTTGACGGCTGCGAAAAGTGTTTGGGATGAAATGGCTCCCGGCCTGGGTGCGACAGCACTCGGGGGAAGCAATATGAACGTCCCAACGGAACAAATTACGGACTGGTTCGAGACATTGATCGCGGCGGTTGCCTCCGTCGAGAAGTACCAAAAAGACCAGGTATTAATGTCGCTGCTGTGGCCCCCCATTACAAACTCGACGCAGCAAATAGAGTCTTATATGAGTACCGCCAAGTCCAATGGCATCTCATGGCTTTCTCAAACCACACCCACCATCGTCAGTCACCTATGGGGACTGCGAAGCCAGCTACAATGGCTAATACCTACAGAGCAGGATGGATTTCCGCCATCACCAGCCATTGGAGAAACACTAGCAAAACGCCACGAAATAGAAGAGGTCAGCAAATTAATACTAGGACAACAAAAGAAGATTCAAAAAATAGCATCTGATGCCGAGAAAATCACCAAGGAAATCCTCGACAGGTCTGAGTTAATCAGCAGCGCAGAAAGGACGTCAGCAACCGCACAAACAAATGCATTAGCAAGCGCGGCCGCAGCGGAAGCCGAGAAGCTGAAAGTCGATCAATATGTAGCTTCCCTAAGTACCGCCTCAATCGCCCAAGAGAAGCTATTCAAGCAATTTGACGACAAGCGCTCCGACATTGAGGGCACACTAGAAGGAGCAAGCAAAATTGCTCTTGCGAAATCGTTCAAGGATCGCCGCGAGAGCCTAGATCGAACTCAGATTTTGTGGGCCGCACTGTTCTTGATCGGCATTACATTTCTTGTCCTCTCTGGCGCATTTATTTGGCACGACACAAAGACAAATTCAGTTGAATTTTCATCAGAAAAGACAGCGCTAATTGTTGGTCTTTCGAAATATCTACTCCTAGCTCCATTCATCTGGCTCACGTGGTTTTCGGCGAAGCAATATGGACACATTCTAAGACTGACTGAAGACTACGCATTTAAGGAAGCTGCCGCCCATTCATTCGTCGGCTACAGAAATGAAATGGGCGACGACGGAGAAATGCTACAACTACTGCGAGAGTACGCGATCAAGAATTTCGGCGCCAACCCCGTGAGAGTTTTATCAAAAAATGAACCGGCCTCACCCATCAGCGAGATACTTGAAAAAGCGCTTGAGAAATTGCCGCCAGAAAAGATTCTTGATGCCTTTAAAGACATACTATCGAGCACCAAAGGGAAATAGCAAAGCGATATATAGCTCGCTACCAACCAACATTATCTGCCCGCAGCTGGCCGCGAAGCCCCCTAGTCGCTACAACATATCCAACAAAGGCACAAGAGGGGCTTCGACCGCCGGCCATTCTCACCCGATCCGACTTTCCAACCGAGCTGATCGCTAGAACAGTCCAACCGGCTCAGCCTGGCGATCCCAACTGTAGATGATCAGCTCGCGCCGCACAGCCGGCTTGTCGGCACCACCCACCTGGTACTCAATGTCGAGCGACTCCATCTGG comes from the Cupriavidus basilensis genome and includes:
- a CDS encoding SOS response-associated peptidase, whose protein sequence is MCTNYAPVQRQLLRDVFGVEPPPIDYPPETWPDYAAPIVVAGADGARQALVGTFGMVPKTRIPPGVAKFDTTNARSETVGEKRSFSGPWKKGQLCLVPATSFYEPFYAEGQAKSVRWRIWLKDEPEFAIAGLWRDWPDGAISFTMLTINSDKHPLMNRFHAPGKEKRMIVIVPRAEWDDWLTCRDPEQARSLMQPYPASKMTAEPAPRTPVGK